Genomic DNA from Lusitaniella coriacea LEGE 07157:
TTCTTCCCCAGCAATCGTTACCATTGTTGAGGCATTAGAAAGGACAATTTTACGCTTAATCGTTCGCCGTCGAGAAATCAAGTCATTCACCCGTTGCAAAGACGCTCTAGCTTGACTTGTGTGGTCTTCCCTCGATTTATAACCCGTGGGAACTTGACCTACTTCTACAACTGCAATTAAAGCATTTCCTTCCAAAGTGGTTTTTGCTGCATTGATGCGTTTTTCTAACAGTGTCAATTCTGCCAGTGCATCGGTTACTGTCATTTGAGTCATTTGACTTTACCTCTTTAAAGAAACTGTTGATTTTGAAATACTAAGGTTTGGGATTTGTAAGAGAATTCCGCAAATGATAGGATTGAAATTAACATGAGCGGGTGACAGGAGTTGAACTCACAAGAAGACTATATGAAAGCCCGATCCTGTCTACATCACACCTGCAATTTTTTAAGATATTCTGGAGGCACGCGATCGACCAACCAAACATTATTCTCAGAACAATAAAAAATAAAACCTTCTCCATACATCGCCACCGCATTCACCTCAAAAATCACCGGATATCCATGACGCGCACCTACTCGTTTTGCCGTCTTGATTTCCTCAGAAAGATGAACGTGATGGCGAGACATTTTCTTCAAACCTGACTTTAAAATTAAAGACACGGATTGCTTTCCGGTTCCGTGATACAAAACATCCGGTGGAACAGTGGGTTCGAGTTGTAAATCCACTTCAACACTATGTCCTTGATTGGCGCGAATTAAACTTCCAGTTTCATCAAAAGAGAATCGTTTTTTATCATTTTTTGCAACAACTTCTTCGAGTTCTACGCGAGTAAGACGAAACTCTTGCTTTCGACAAGCTTCTAACAAATCGTCTACCGTAACCCATCCACCCGGCTGAAGTTGAAGACCTAACCTTTCTGGCTGATGGCGAAGATGTTTGCTGAGATATTTACTGACTTTAACTAAACGAGACTGTTTCATTGAATGTTACCGTTGGCGATAGATTCTAATTTGTTACGGTATAACTGTTTTACAAAATATGAAACTTTTTTGCAGCTTCAAGATAGGTTTGATAAGCATTATTTCCAAAGCAAACAAAGATAATTTTTTCTAAAGAATTTTCTGATTCCAAAAAGCTTGACGTGGACGCGATCGCGATTTTCGCAGCTTCTTCGATAGGATAACCATAAACCCCACAACTAATAGCAGGAAATGCAATAGTCTTTACT
This window encodes:
- a CDS encoding RNA 2'-phosphotransferase; protein product: MKQSRLVKVSKYLSKHLRHQPERLGLQLQPGGWVTVDDLLEACRKQEFRLTRVELEEVVAKNDKKRFSFDETGSLIRANQGHSVEVDLQLEPTVPPDVLYHGTGKQSVSLILKSGLKKMSRHHVHLSEEIKTAKRVGARHGYPVIFEVNAVAMYGEGFIFYCSENNVWLVDRVPPEYLKKLQV